In Trifolium pratense cultivar HEN17-A07 linkage group LG7, ARS_RC_1.1, whole genome shotgun sequence, a genomic segment contains:
- the LOC123896395 gene encoding SKP1-like protein 1A, translating into MSKEKASSSSSKMISLKSCDGFIFEVEASIVMKMQMLMNLIDGFDDIVTIPLPNVLGEHLAMIIEYCKYQEEAAIVTKEAKEKFEVDFVNGMSNVTLKHLIRAADYLDINSLFNFLTQVLADRIQDMGDDDED; encoded by the coding sequence ATGTCAAAAGAAaaagcatcatcatcatcatcaaagaTGATCTCCCTAAAATCATGTGACGGCTTTATTTTTGAAGTAGAAGCAAGCATTGTAATGAAGATGCAAATGCTGATGAATTTGATCGATGGATTTGATGACATTGTGACAATACCTCTGCCGAATGTCCTCGGCGAACATCTTGCTATGATCATTGAATATTGTAAGTATCAAGAAGAAGCTGCTATAGTGACCAAGGAGGCTAAGGAGAAATTTGAAGTTGATTTCGTGAATGGAATGAGTAATGTTACTTTGAAGCACCTCATCCGCGCAGCAGACTACCTTGATATAAACAGCCTTTTCAATTTCCTAACTCAGGTCCTGGCTGATAGAATTCAGGACATgggtgatgatgatgaggattaa